A portion of the Caenorhabditis elegans chromosome III genome contains these proteins:
- the unc-49 gene encoding Neurotransmitter-gated ion-channel ligand-binding domain-containing protein (Confirmed by transcript evidence), with protein sequence MARPFTLIVLLSAHLCLHVVVTQDEDSHINTQLLSSVLDRLTNRTTYDKRLRPRYGEKPVDVGITIHVSSISAVSEVDMDFTLDFYMRQTWQDPRLAFGSLDLGLSKEIDSLTVGVDYLDRLWKPDTFFPNEKKSFFHLATTHNSFLRIEGDGTVYTSQRLTVTATCPMDLKLFPMDSQHCKLEIES encoded by the exons ATGGCTCGTCCATTCACACTTATCGTACTCCTCTCCGCACATCTGTGTCTACATGTGGTTGTGACACAGGATGa GGACTCACATATCAACACTCAACTCCTCTCATCAGTTCTCGATAGACTCACGAATCGCACTACTTATGATAAAAGATTACGGCCCAG GTATGGTGAAAAGCCAGTCGACGTTGGAATTACGATACACGTTTCTTCAATCTCTGCAGTTTCAGAAGTTGATATG GACTTCACATTAGACTTCTACATGCGTCAAACGTGGCAAGACCCTCGACTAGCCTTCGGAAGTCTTGATTTGGGACTTTCCAAAGAAATCGACTCACTTACCGTCGGAGTAGACTACCTGGATAGACTGTGGAAACCCGACACGTTCTTCCCAAATGAAAAGAAATCATTCTTCCACTTGGCAACCACACATAACTCGTTCCTTCGTATCGAGGGTGATGGAACGGTTTATACTAGTCAAAG ATTAACAGTCACTGCAACGTGTCCAATGGACCTGAAGCTGTTCCCAATGGACTCTCAACACTGTAAACTGGAAATTGAAAGCT